TCTCAACGCCTATACCAAAATAGTTGAAAACGATTCTAGTCTTAGCGGATTACACGCTTACAGTGCAGCGCGTCCTCCTCATTCCGAAGGTTTAGCAATTTGCATTGCTTCTTATTTGGCAAATGAAACTAACTGTGCAAATATCAATTTGTTGCACCTAAGTTCGCGTAAGGCTATGGAAGCAGCTTTGACTATGCAAACGGCTTTTCCCCATATCAATTTTCGGCGAGAAGTTACTGTCGGACATTTGCTATTAGATGTTGATACTCCTAATGGTATTTGGGCAAAAGTCAACCCTCCTATTCGCCCTCGCGCTGATGTGGAATACTTGTGGCAAGCAGTACTCAACAATCAAGTAGATTGGATAGTTAGCGACCACGCTTGCTGTTCTGCCGAACAAAAAAGAAGTAATAAAGACCCGAATAATATTTGGTTAGCAAAGTCTGGTTTTGGCGGTACAGAATATTTACTTTCTGGTGTATTGAGTGAAGGTAGCAAGCGGGGGATGTCTTACAATCAGATGGCTAAGTTGCTATCTTGGAACCCATCGCGGCGCTTTGGTCTGTTACAAAAAGGTGATATTGCTATTGGCTATGATGCTGATTTGGTGCTAGTAGACCCTAATGAAAGCTTTGTGGTCAGTGCGGCTGAGTCGGAGTCACAACAAGGTTATACACCTTTTGAAGGTGTAGAGTTAACTGGGCGAGTGAAGAGTACTTTTTTACGCGGAAATCTTATTTACAACAATGGACAAGTTTTAGGTTCTCCTACCGGACGCTATTTGAAACGTTCCCAGTCTTGAATAACTCCCTCTACATGAAAGTATTTGCAGGTTTAAAGTAGAGACAAGATTACTTCATATTTTGGCATCTATTTATTCCAACCCGAAGGATAGTACGTTTCTAATGGTGGTTCCCAGGCATGGTACGAAAGATGAGGATAGCCACCACGAATAAGAGCAAAGAATCCAGTTTCAGTGTATGCTGGGGCGTGTGTAATAAGTGGTGGACGCGAAAAATAGCAACCTGGAGTCAAGAGACCTACCTGTGTTTTCATGCTTCCCTGGAGGACAAATCCCTCTTCCGTCATAGGATGATACTCTCCAAAAGTTTCAGCAAACTGTGGTAATAATCCAATCAGCCAAGTGCTTCTTTTAATGTTACTATCGGCACGCAGGGTTTTTCTCATTGCTCCTGGAGGAAAACCTGGAGTGAGAGTTTGAGACCAAGGAATTAGATAGGAATTTAAAGAAGGTATATAATCTTGTCTTTTTGCTCCTGGTGCATCAGTTAGCGATTTTATAAAAATGGGTTCAGCGCTTGGCATCCATAGGGCTGTAGTATTTTCTTGAGTACTCCAAGCTTCCATGCAGACACCTTCAGGAATAAAGCCGTAAGTGTATTGTCCAAGATGCAGGTGTCCAATTTGCATTTGTCCACTAAGAACAAAAATTTCCATATCACAATTGAAATAACCAGAATCGCTTTTCCAGTGTTGCGTCCACTCAACAATTTCTGTAGAAGAACCGTTTTCGGTATCGAAACTCAGAATCTGTGTTTTAGCACCTCCCAAAAGACCATCAACAACCCAAGATTTCTGGGGGACATCTGCTGATTGAATAAACTCAATGTGTTTTCTGGGCATAAAACTTTTAGAGGCTGTATGTATGTATATAATTATTTACTCAGTTGTATTGCCCTATTTTGAGCAATATTAAAAGATTAAATTCTATTGGTTTTAAAAACTAGCTTATTCTAGAAAATCAATTACCACCTTTGATATTTCTTCAGGTATTTGATTCATCATACATATTGTTCCGCCTTCAATATCAATCATCTTTGCATGAGGAATTGCGGTTAAAATAAACTCTCTATTGTCTGCGTTAGCAAAACCTAGCCTTTCTAATTGTTTTACGTCTTCTATACCAGACAATATTAGAGTCGGAGACTTGATTAAACTAAATCTTGCTTCCATTCTTTGGCAGTAGTCTATGACAGCTAAAGGTGCATACCAAGGATAGCCAAAACCTTTTAAATCGTCCAAAACCCAACGATGATTTAACTCAGCAGAACCTATATAGTTTGCTCTGGCTGACCATCTTTGCATAAGATGGGAACCGTCTGCTTGGATCTTGAGATTTTCAAATTTATTGGATAAAGCTGCCTTTCCGTCTTCGCTAAAGTTATCGATGTTGCATAATATAATTTTTGCGACTCTCTCAGGATAAGCTGCTGCAACTTCTGCTGCTACACAAGCACCTGTATGGTTCCCAAGAATACTTGTGGTTTTTATTCCTAATTCATCTAGCAGTAAAATAACAGTTTTTGCGTAATCTTCAATTGAATACATTCGGGGTGGTTTATCTGAATCTCCTAATCCTAAAAAATCCATAGCGATAATTAGTCTTTTTTGAGCAAAGATTGGTATCAACTCACGAAATTCGTCACTACTTCTGAAGTTTTGATGAAGTAAAAAAAGTGGTTCTCCTTCGCCACCAATACGATAAAGAATTTGTCCATCTTCTGTGTCTAAAAAAGCTCGTTTGATTGGTTTGTTCATAAGACCCTGATAAATTCATTTAACTTATTCAGCAAATTACCTTTTCTGTGCTACAGTTTGTAACCATTCAATTAGGGGTCTTAAGGTTCCTGGCAATGCTGACTCACTGACAGTCACCGTATGCTGCTTGCCGTTATCTTCCACTGTTAACTTATACTGAAAGCGATCGCTCTGAGGATTTGGCGAAGTAATTAGTTCAGGTAGCCGAAATAAATCTGCAACTTCCACCAGTCGGGGAAGTGTCGCAGCTTCATGAGGCGGGAGAGTGTCTGTATCAACGATTGTCTTCTTGCTGATTCCAGCAAAGCCGCCTGTACGTTCAAATGATACTCGCATTTTTTTGCTCTCCGTTGTGTTATTTAATTGGGATAAAAATACTTAAACTGGAAGATGATACTTCTCACCTTCCACTTTAACAACAACAAATAACAGATTTATCAGTCCTGAGTATTGAGTGAGGTAGTGGAAGGTATGGACTATTTATTCCTAACTCTGTAGAGACGCGATGAATCGCGTCTCTACTAAATAACTCCTACCTTTTGCCAAGCATTCTGCACAGCTTTTTGCTCATCACTACCATTACCATAGAGTTCGCCAGCAACTTGAATGGTGACGTTTGCAGCTTTTTTAAAATCTGCTTGAGCATTTAAGCGATCGCGTAAAGTTATATACCATATTTTGCCAGCTTTTTCCCAAGCATAGCCACCAATCGCAACAGCCGCTAAATAAAACGCATGGTTAGGAATTCCTGAGTTGATATGCACCCCACCGTTATCATCAGTACCTGTATATTTATCCTTGACATGGCCTGGTTGAGGATCTTTACCCAATACTGGATCGTCATAAGCTGTTCCCGGTGCTTTCATGGAGCGCAGCGCAGTACCTTTGACAGTCGGTACTAAAAGACCTTGCCCAATCAGCCAATCTGCCTCTTGTGCAGTCTGATTTTTGATCTTCTGTTTCACCAGAGAACCGAAGACATCAGAAAAGGATTCATTCAGTGCCCCCGGTTCACCATAGTACTGTAAACCTGCTTCATACTGGGTTATACCATGAGTTAACTCATGTCCAATCACATCAATTGATGTCGTGAAGCGTTGAAACAGTTCTCCGTCGCCATCACCATAAACCATTTGGTCGCCGTTCCAAAAGGCATTGTCATATTTAACGCCATAATGCACGGTGGAGTCTAAACGTAGTCCTTTGTCATCAACGGAATTGCGATCGAATATCTCATGAAATAAGTCATAAGTAGCACCAGCAGCATCGTAGGCTTCATTCACTGCTGCATCACTGCTTGGTGGATCTCCCTCACCGCGCACCAATGTACCCGGAAGTTGCTGTCCATATTTTGCATCGTAGATGGTACGGCGCTTCTCACCCGGAGAAGGTGCAAATGAGACATTACCTACGACATTTCTCCGTCCTAGAAATTGTGCTGAAATATTTAATGTATGAAAAGCCCAAGTACGCTGCTGGGGATTGCCATTCACCACGACATTTTTAAGCATGTGAGGTGGGACGATACAACAAACTGGGCATCTAGAGTCAAGTAGATGTTCATAGTTGAATCCGGCTGATTTCTTTTTATTTCGAGCCATCCAAGATATTCTCCTTTTAAAACTGAGTGATTCTTACAGGGGCTTTAACTCGACTGGAAAAAGTAGAAAAACGCATCCAAATCACGTATCCCTGTTTTCTTTTCTGAATAAAATTTTCTACTCTGTATTTTCGGATAAGTCTGTAAAGGATTGATAGTACCCTCACGGGTACTTCTGACGGGGAAATATTACATCAAAACACAAGGACAGCTTAGAGGATGTTTGAAAAGTCCTATTGTTTGTAGCAAAAAGTTTTAGATACCCCTAAATCCCCCTTAAAAAAGGGGACTTTAAGAAGTTTCCCCCCCTTTTTTAAGCTACGGTGTACACACATCTCTGTAAAAACCCAAAATCGTTGGAGATCCCCCTAAATCCCCCTTAAAAAGGGGGACTTTAAGAGACTTTTGCCCCCCTTTTTAAGGGGGGTTGGGGGGATCAAAAGCCTATGAGGCCACTCTCAAAGACTTGTGTGTACACCGTAGCCTTTTTAAGGGGGGCTAGGGGGGATCAATAGGTGCTTAAAATCACAGCTAACCACTTTTCAAACAACCTCTTAGATACCGCAAGTTTCAGCCCAAATCTTTGCGTGAATTTGCAAGACCTCCTTTACAGACTCAAAGCGTTTATATATTAGTTCTTATCAAGGGAAATAATGTTATTTATTGCTGTTTTGTTACCATAAGGCTACTAATCCTTATAGAAATAACCTCACTCAACTATTTTTCAGGGGTAATCACAAACGATTACAGTATGACGCAAGTAAGCAAACCATTAAGAGGTTGTTTGAAAAGTAGTGAAGTGTGATTTTAGGCACTAATTGATCCCCCCTAACCCCCTTTTTAAGGGCTACCGTGTACACATAAGTCGGATTACCCCCTTAATCCCCCCTTATAAAGGGGGGAAATATTAAATCCAGTTCCCTCCCCAATACATACGGGGAGGGTTAGGGTGGGGTAAAACCCAGGTTAGTAAGCCATTTTAGACTTGTGTATACACCGGAGCTTTTTAAGGGGGGAACCGGAATCAAAGTCCCCCTTTTTAAGGGGGATTTAGGGGGATCTCCAAGGGTTAGGCGTATAAAAAAACTTTTCAAACAACCTCTAAAAGCTACGAAAATTTTTCAAGCTGGTTTAGTCTAGCGTGAAAATATGAGCTTCAATCCTCTGAGTCTCCAGTCTCGTATGTCGCTACAATCACCTGTGCTTCCCGCAGAACGCGATCGCCCCATAAATAACCCCGAACTACTTCCTGAGTCACAGTATTGGCTGTAACATCTGCTTTTGATTCACGTCCTACAGCATACATCGTCTGGGAGTCAAAGGGTTTTCCCAAGGCGGCAATAGGAACAACACGTCTTTGTCGTAGTACTTCTAAAAGCGATCGCCTAATTAACTCCACTCCCTGCTGATTGCTAGTTAAAATTTCGCTAAGAGATTCTGATGATGGTGATTTTTCAGACAGTGTTAACTGAGATTCTTTGCCAGTAAACCACTGTACTATTTTCTCCCACAAGCTTTTTTGTGTTGCTGATTTTGAGTTTGAAGTAATAGATAATACTTCTAGTTCTTGTTGCCAATAAATACAAGCCCGATCTAAAGCATCCACAATACCCAGTAAATCTTTTAGTAGTTTCTCCTGCTGCTGCTCAAATTGTCCCCATGCCTGTTTTTGACTTTCTTCCAGACGTATTTGCAGCTGTTTTTTATCTGCACGAGTTACTTCCAATGCTTGCACCAAAGCATCTTGTGTAGAACGCAATAATTTACCCTGTTGCTTAACTTCATGGCGTAGAGCAGTCCATTCTGCCACCATTTGATAGGGATCAAAGGAATTCACCGATGATGGTTCTTCACCCAAATATTCAGGGGGTAGTTGTTCTGAGTGCAAATAATCTAGAAATTTGGCAAATAAAGCTTCTTTGTCATTAGTCATTTGTCATTACTGGTTAGCGGATTTGAGGAAAATCAGTAGCGACTCAATACGCTTCGGTTAAGGTTTTTTGATAAAAATTCTAGATCCAAAGACGCGATTTATCGCCGTCTCTTGCCTTAGAGGAATGTTTGAAAAGTCCTTTTCTTAGTAGCAAAACGTTTTAGATCCCCCTAAATCCCCCGATAAATTGGGGGACTTTGATTCCAGTTCCCCCCTTTTTAAGGCTACGGTGTACACACAAGTCTTTGAGAGTGGTCTCATAGGCTTTTGATTCCCCCAACCCCCCTTAAAAAGGGGGGCAAAAGTCTCTTAAAGTCCCCCTTTTTAAGGGGGATTTAGGGGGATCTCCAACGATTTTGGGTTTCTACAGAGATGTGTGTACACCGTAGCTTTTTAAGGGGGGTTAGGGGGGATCAACAAGTGCCTAAAATCACAGCTAAATACTTTTCAAAGAAACTCTTAACCGTACAGTATTGAGAGCAACTAACAATTAAAATTTAAAATGTGGCACGAATTAAATCATCTAAGCTAACTTCTAGTTGAGCGAGACCTTTTTCTCGCACCTGTTTTAATATCTCTGGATTCAGTTCTGCTTCTAGGGGACGGAATTTCAAGAAATCCTCATCTTGACCTGTCTCTCCTTTACGAAGTGCCTCGTAAGCGACTCGAATTGCCTTAAACTCTTCTGGATAAGTATGAGCCGGGAATTCACGTAGCTTGGCATGATACGCCGCTTTAATTTGGGCGCTTGTTGCTCCTGATAAAATTCCTAAGCGTTCGTAGTGGTCAGCCATAAATAAATTCCTAATTCACAATTTTGTCTGTTAAAACAATTCTTAAAAACCTCCTTTTCTTCTACCCTTTCGTTTTTTGGACGATAAGTTTCTAAATATCAAGTCTAGGTCTGCTTCCTCTTCATCTTCATCATCTTCATCTGAGAAGTCAGGCATACTGTTTAACATCATTTGCTTGAGTTCTGGAAGCATCCGTTCAAATTCTGCTTTGGGCATTTTACTGCCAAATAACTTTTGAAGCATTCTTTCTAATAACTCATCAATATTTGACATATCCAGATTGTCAAATTTCTCTGGATCTGGCATTATGCTGGTCGTTTCTTGAGCGGAGAGAAAAGCCTGTTCTTCTCGAAATGCTTGTAATGCTTTGGCATCTTGTAAGCGGCGGGCTAATTCAAATCCCTGTTGCTTTAATTGTTCATAGTTTGGGCGATCGACGTGGTAGGTAGTGGCTCTAGCTAATAGCAATAAAGGATTTTGAGGTTCCCGACCTAGTGCTTCTTCTAGTGCAGGTATAAGGGTTGCAATCTGACCAAAACGGCGCACCTGAAGTTGAATATTTGCCAGAGCATTTCCTGGCTGGGGCATGGTGTCGAGGTAGGTACGTAGAGGAACCTCTAGTTTTTGGGGACTACCTTCTTTGACAGCTAAGACAACAAGATGAGCAACTCGCGCTTCTAGGTGTTCTGTTGATAGGTTGAATAACTTTTGAACATACTGATTTGTTAAAGCGGCGATGCCTTTTTCACGTTTGGCGAAGAGGTGGATAGAAAGAGCGATCGCCTGTAATACAGAAATTTGTTCTTCACCAGGTAATTTTTGTAGGAGAGTGTCCCAGGCTTCCACTGCTGCTTTTTGGTGTAATGAAACTCGACCGCCGGAATTAGGCGGACTTTGGACTGCATTCACGAATATCTGACAAGCAAGTATGGCAGGATCTTTTTTATCTCCTGTCTGCACCAGACGGCTAAAGAAGGGATAGCTTAAGGTAGATAAAGCATCTACCCAAGGCAATCTTTCTACTTCCGTTTCAATACTCAGGTCGCCAAAGTGCTTGCCAAATTTGCGCCGAGTTTCATTGCGTGCTTGTTTATCACCTACTTCCTCGTAGCATCTCATCAAAATACTGTAAACCGGGTCATACCGACATCCACTTTCTAGGGCTTGGGTAAGTAGTGCGATCGCTTCAGAATAATTTTCCTCCATTGCCGCAAATAGTCCCTTGCGCCCCAGTAATTCTGGTGATGTCGGATAGATACGTTCTGCTTGTTGCAAAGCTCCTAAAGCGGCGCGCTCGCGATCTATTGCCATGTAAGCATCCGCCATCCAGCAGTGGAGATGCGCTAAGGTCGGTTTCAATCGTTGTGAAGGCCATTCTTGAGGTTTTTGTTTTGCTTCCTGGTCTAACCACTTCAACAAACGGGTTAACAGACGTGGGCGTTCTTCATCGGAATCATTAGCATCCAAAACTTCTAAAAGATTGATTGCCAACTGGGGATTAAAGGGCTGCTCTGTCAACAAAAGCTGCCAAAATAGTTCAGCACAGTTTAGTTGTCCTTCATTCAGTGCTTGTTGTCCGGCTAGGGTAAACAGCAGTGGACGCAGACTTTCTAGTTCGGGGAAACGTGTGGAACGCCGCTCGATCTTCAACAGCAGATGTGCGGCTTCATGGCGATCGCCTTGGTCAATCAGTTGCAGCATTTGCAACGCTGTTAATGCCTCTTGGGTAATTTTATCTCCTGTTTTTTGCAGATTTCTAGATTGTAAAAGTTGTTGTCCCGTTTTTCCATGTTGGAAAATTGCCAATCGTTCTAAAATTGGATGCTCCAAATACTTTGGTTTGCCATAGAGCATCAAACCTGATGATTTCAATCCCAAAATATTAGCGGCAGCATCCCAATTCCCGCTAACTTGTTGAGTGTAGACAATCCAAGCTATTGGCAAGTCTCCATCGGTGATGGCTCGCTTAATTTTCTGAAAAGATGTCAAAGCTGTTTCTGGCTGCCCATTTTTGAGCGCCAAAACACCTCGTACCCAGTGGAGTTGAGCAGCGCTAAAGCGCTTGGATTGTTCGTTAATTAACTGCTCAACTCTGGCGGTGTCCCCTTTAAGTAACAAGAGTTTTAGGTAACAGATGCTGTACTCTTTCGATAGAGTCCCTGCCTCAAAAGCATTTCTGAGCAAATTCAGCGCCGCATCTAGTTGCTTCAACTCCAGCAAACATCTCGCTTGCCAGTAGTGAACTTCTCCAACTAAACCAAATTCTAGAGCGCGGACAAAGGATTTTTCTGCCTGTTTAAAATCTTGTTTTTGGAATTCTTGCTGACCCCGTAGCAACCAAATCTCTGATTCTTTGGGAGTAAATTCAATATCGGGGTGCGATCGCTGATTTTTTTTGATTTCTTCCAATGCTTGCCGATATTTTTTCTGTTTCAGCAATTCTTGCAGTTGCATCTGGAAAGAGTTTTCAGCAACTTTTGTCTCTGTGCTAGAGACTTGTTGTTGTGAGCTTTGTTTGGACTGATGTTTAGCCACTGGGCTTTCTTCCTAATTTCTTTTTGATTTTCACCCTGATAGTTAAGGGTGGCTCCAACTACTCTCTTAGTTTCAATATGATTAGGCCGTTCGCATAAATTTTACAAGCCATTCTGGTCAGTAAACTTGATTGCACGTTTTCTATTCGCTGTTGGTAGTGAACCACACATATTTTACCGTTATGGGAACCGTAAGTAACAAATTGTCAATATTATTCCGCTTAAGATTTTCATAGCCTTTCGTTAACATACCGTCAATAAATTGAGAATCAATCATCTCAGTCAAGTTCCGGCATTGTACTTACGGAGGACAAATGAGCAAATATTTAAAATTTTATGGAATAAACAAAACATTTCAGTGGCTATGGCAGACCTTGAGACATAAGTTAATCATGCGCCTATCCATTGTGGTGCTAGTGACTTTTTTCTTCAGCTTAACTGTACATTCCATAGTGGCTGGAACAGTATCAAGCCCACCCCGCCCCAAAGTGATTTTGATTTCCCTGGATGGCGCAACACCAGATTTTGTAGAACGGTATCTGAAAAAAGGTGTGCTGAGTCCAAAACAGGGATTGGGACTGCTGAAGAGCCACGGAGTGTACGCAGAGCGAAACATAACCTGTAGTGCATCTCTGACAGCCGCTTGTCATATAGCAATTGGCACAGGTTCAACTGCTGCTCGCAATGACATTAACTCTAATACATTCCACTTGGTTGCTAGTCCATTTACTTCTAATATCAGTGGTTTTGGCGCTCCCATTGGTGGTTATTCAACCATTGGCCCGGCTCCTAGTATCCAACCTACTGCTGAACCATTGTGGATTGGACTCCAACGCAATGGTAAGAAAGTGGTTGCGGCTACCTTTCCCGGCGCAGATGGAGTTGATGTGCAAGTACCAGGTTTAGCTAATAGCCCAATTGTTGATCCTGCAAGCAGAAGAACTGTAGCTTACACAGTTCCCTTTGGTGTTTTTGGTGGGGTAGGTGCAAGTGGTTTTAGTTTAACCGCCGCTAACTTTAGTCCAGCTTCTAGCCAAATAGTTAGTCAAATTAATAATGCGGGAAGAGTTTCCTACAGCCCGATCCAGCAAGCTGCTTTAAGCGATCGCTTTACTGTTGGTGGTGTTAGCTATGATATCCAAGTTGCAGCACTGGATACAACCAACGATCGCCACAGCAACTATGATACCCTAGTCTTTTTCGATGCTCAAATCGGCATCCCAGCCGGGCCTTTCAGTTTACCAGCAACTGGCCCTGCATATATCAGAGCGTGCGATCGGCGCTCTAGTTTATTTTATTTCGAGGGTAGTTCCAATCAGGCAGGAACAGCATTTTACGTCAGCAATCTTGCCCCTGACCTCAGTACTGTTCGCATTGCCCGTTATTCTGCCAATGCCCTTCCTCGAAATCCGGCAGTACAAACTAGTGTTGATGACATCCTGAGCAACGTTGGCTTTTGGGCCCCCAGGCTGATTTTCGGATTCCAGAACGCCTCAGCCCCGGATTTACATCTTTCCCCGACACTGAACTAGAGGCCATTTACGAAGACCAAGTTCAACTATTTGTAGACTATCAAACCAGACTGGCATTGAGAGCAATCAACCAAAATCCCAATGCAGATTTAGTTATGGTTTACATCGAGCAACCAGATGGCTCGGAACACCAGTTTCTTTTAACTGATTCCCGTCAGCCTAGTGACCCCACAAATCCATTGTCCATTGGCTCAGGACAAGCTCAAGCCAAAGTCGCTCGATATAGAAGCTATGTACAGACTGCTTATCGGGCTGCTAACAATGCTGTACAACGTATTATTAACGCAGTGGGTACAAATCGCCAAGGTAGACCCAATAGCAACATTCTAGTAGTTTCAGATCACGGTTTTTCTGCCTTCCACACAGCAGTCAACCTCAACAACTACCTGAAAAGTAGAGGTTTTGACTTAACTAAAGTCCGAGCCGTAACATCAGGGCCAGCAGCTAATATTTATATCAATCTTCAAGGGCGTGAACCCAACGGTGTTGTCACTCGCGCTGAATATGCAACTCTGCAACGACAAATCATCACTGCTTTGCAGGAATTAGCTGATTCCAATCCTAACTACGTCCGGGGAAGACGACAAGCAATTATTGATAAGATATACCCTCGTCCGTTGCCAGCTGATTTGAACGATCCAAAATTTGGATTGGGTACAAGCGAATTTGTTGGTCAAGATACTGGTGATGTCTTTGCAATTATGAAGGAGGGATATAACTTTGACGGGACGCAAAATCCAGTTGTAACTCGTTTAGGAGACACCGATAACTCCGTTTTTTCCCTGCCCAATTTCTATGGAGCGCATGGCTACGATCCTAAAATACCTAATCTCAGTGCCATTTTCTATGCCGCAGGCCCCGACATCAATCGTCGTGGTAATATCGGTACAATTCGCAATATTGATATAGCCCCAACTATCAACAGCTTACTAGGTGTTCCCTCTGCCTCAACGGTTCAGGGACAAGCCCTCAATCTCAGAAACTTTCACTGGTACGAGCGGTAATATCATGTCCGGTTAAACACTTGTCATTGCGTAGGCGGAGCCTACGCAATGACATAAATATTTTTGCATACGCACTTATATATGCTGTGCAGCGATCGCAAAGTAAACTTCTTGCAACAAGCAATTTTTTAGGAGTTGAAAAGTCAGATTTCTCTCTTCCTAATCCCCACTCCTCAACAAATAAATCAGCGCCTCCACTAAAGCTTGATTTTGTTCATCAGTGCCAACAGTAATCCGTAATTTATCATCTAGTCCAGGTTGCTTGAAGTAGCGGATTAAAATTCCCCGTTCCTTCAGTTTTTGATAGAGATATTCCGCGTTTCTTTGTGGAGGCTGTGCCAGCAAAAAGTTAGCTTGAGAATCCCAAATATGAAAATCTAATTGTTTTAAGTCTGTTGCTAGCTGATTTCGCGATGCTTTAATCTTTGCCACACAAGCATTTTTATAAGTTTGGTCAGTAATAGCAGCCGTGCCAATTGCACAAGCGATCGCATCAATGTTATAGCTATCCTTCACCTTAAACAATCCCTGCAACAGTTTGGGATTCGCCACCCCAAATCCTAGACGCAATCCAGCCAGCGAATACCCTTTAGATAGAGTCCGAATTACAATTACGTTTTCGTATTCCTTAACCAAAGCCAATGCATTCTCTTCGGTAAAATCTACATAAGCTTCGTCAATTACCAAAACTCCAGATAACTGACTGGCTAATTTTCGCAGATCGTTTGTTGTTACCAGATGCCCTGATGGACTATTAGGCGACGCAATAAATGTGACAGAACCATCAACAGCAACTAATTCTTCCAAAGGTAAACTGTAGTCATCGCTGTAGGGAATCTCAACAATTTCCGCGGCTTGCATTTCTGTTAATGTACGATACAGCACGTAAGTCGGCATCGGATAAACTACCTTCTTCCCAGGTTCAGCACAGGCTCGAATGATTACGCTCAACAATTCATCGCTGCCATTTCCGACAACGATCCAATCACTAGGAACTCCTAAAACCTCACTTGCAGCTTGCCGGAACTCTCCCCCAAATGGTTCTGGATAGCGCCGCAACCATTCTCCGTCAATATTATGTAGCACAGCTAATGCCGCAGGGGAAGGGGGATAAGGGTTCTCGTTACTATTGAGTTTAATAATCTGTGTACCGCGTTGAGGCTGCTCACCGGGGACATAGCTAGCCATTGCATTAACATTGGAGCGAAAGTAGTTACTCATAGGACATTGAGTGTGTATCTTAAGCAAATTTCAACCCACAGTTTCTGACAATAAAAATCAGTTTGTCGATCGTAATCTACAGAATTACCAGGGTACGTTAGAGGCTGTTTGAAAAGTCCTCTCATTGGTAGCCAAACATTTCAGATCCCCCTAAATCCCCCGATAAATTGGGGGACTTAGATTCTTCCCCCTTTTTAAGCTACGGTGTACACACAAGTCTTTGAGAGTGGTCTCATAGGCTTTTGATCCCCCCAACCCCCCGATAAATTGGGGGGCAAAAGTCTCTTAAAGTCCCCCTTTTTAAGGGGGATTTAGGGGGATCTCCAATGATTTTGGGTTTCTACAGCTTTTGAAGGATTCCCTACGGGGAATTTACAGGGATTTAGGGGGATCTCCAACGATTTTGGGTTTCTACAGAGATGTGTGTACACCGTAGCCTTTTTAAGGGGGGCTGGGGGGGATCTCTAAGTGCCTAAAATCACAGCCAAATACTTGTTCATTCAACCTCTTAGAGAAAAGTCTATAGCGGTTCTCATTTATGTGAGGTACACCTGTAGGGGAAATTCATGAATTGCCCCTACACCTTACGAGATGATGTTGCACCACATTTGAATGGGAACCGCTATAACGTACCCTAATTTATTACAATTTCAACTTTTCACCCCGAATTGAATAATCTAACAACTCCATTGGGTGAATAACTGAAATCTTCTTACCTTGTAATTGCAAATGCTTTGTAATTTGCAAA
This genomic interval from Nostoc sp. KVJ3 contains the following:
- a CDS encoding amidohydrolase family protein, encoding MSETLVLDQIIKNVRVVRPHQDAIELLDLGIKDGKFAQIASNISADTGKQVFDGKNLLGFPGVVDAHMHVGIYQPLDKDAVTETKAAAMGGVTTSLNYIRTGQYYLNKGGSYRDFFPEVLALSAGNFFVDYSYHIAPIASQHIDEIPLLFEEYGISSFKIFMFYGGYGLHGLSDQQNLFLMINKEERYDFAHFEFIMRGLTRLIEKHPEARDTISLSLHCEVAEILNAYTKIVENDSSLSGLHAYSAARPPHSEGLAICIASYLANETNCANINLLHLSSRKAMEAALTMQTAFPHINFRREVTVGHLLLDVDTPNGIWAKVNPPIRPRADVEYLWQAVLNNQVDWIVSDHACCSAEQKRSNKDPNNIWLAKSGFGGTEYLLSGVLSEGSKRGMSYNQMAKLLSWNPSRRFGLLQKGDIAIGYDADLVLVDPNESFVVSAAESESQQGYTPFEGVELTGRVKSTFLRGNLIYNNGQVLGSPTGRYLKRSQS
- a CDS encoding DUF4437 domain-containing protein; translation: MPRKHIEFIQSADVPQKSWVVDGLLGGAKTQILSFDTENGSSTEIVEWTQHWKSDSGYFNCDMEIFVLSGQMQIGHLHLGQYTYGFIPEGVCMEAWSTQENTTALWMPSAEPIFIKSLTDAPGAKRQDYIPSLNSYLIPWSQTLTPGFPPGAMRKTLRADSNIKRSTWLIGLLPQFAETFGEYHPMTEEGFVLQGSMKTQVGLLTPGCYFSRPPLITHAPAYTETGFFALIRGGYPHLSYHAWEPPLETYYPSGWNK
- a CDS encoding alpha/beta fold hydrolase, whose translation is MNKPIKRAFLDTEDGQILYRIGGEGEPLFLLHQNFRSSDEFRELIPIFAQKRLIIAMDFLGLGDSDKPPRMYSIEDYAKTVILLLDELGIKTTSILGNHTGACVAAEVAAAYPERVAKIILCNIDNFSEDGKAALSNKFENLKIQADGSHLMQRWSARANYIGSAELNHRWVLDDLKGFGYPWYAPLAVIDYCQRMEARFSLIKSPTLILSGIEDVKQLERLGFANADNREFILTAIPHAKMIDIEGGTICMMNQIPEEISKVVIDFLE
- a CDS encoding protealysin inhibitor emfourin, which codes for MRVSFERTGGFAGISKKTIVDTDTLPPHEAATLPRLVEVADLFRLPELITSPNPQSDRFQYKLTVEDNGKQHTVTVSESALPGTLRPLIEWLQTVAQKR
- a CDS encoding M4 family metallopeptidase — translated: MARNKKKSAGFNYEHLLDSRCPVCCIVPPHMLKNVVVNGNPQQRTWAFHTLNISAQFLGRRNVVGNVSFAPSPGEKRRTIYDAKYGQQLPGTLVRGEGDPPSSDAAVNEAYDAAGATYDLFHEIFDRNSVDDKGLRLDSTVHYGVKYDNAFWNGDQMVYGDGDGELFQRFTTSIDVIGHELTHGITQYEAGLQYYGEPGALNESFSDVFGSLVKQKIKNQTAQEADWLIGQGLLVPTVKGTALRSMKAPGTAYDDPVLGKDPQPGHVKDKYTGTDDNGGVHINSGIPNHAFYLAAVAIGGYAWEKAGKIWYITLRDRLNAQADFKKAANVTIQVAGELYGNGSDEQKAVQNAWQKVGVI
- a CDS encoding nucleotide exchange factor GrpE; the encoded protein is MTNDKEALFAKFLDYLHSEQLPPEYLGEEPSSVNSFDPYQMVAEWTALRHEVKQQGKLLRSTQDALVQALEVTRADKKQLQIRLEESQKQAWGQFEQQQEKLLKDLLGIVDALDRACIYWQQELEVLSITSNSKSATQKSLWEKIVQWFTGKESQLTLSEKSPSSESLSEILTSNQQGVELIRRSLLEVLRQRRVVPIAALGKPFDSQTMYAVGRESKADVTANTVTQEVVRGYLWGDRVLREAQVIVATYETGDSED
- a CDS encoding J domain-containing protein encodes the protein MADHYERLGILSGATSAQIKAAYHAKLREFPAHTYPEEFKAIRVAYEALRKGETGQDEDFLKFRPLEAELNPEILKQVREKGLAQLEVSLDDLIRATF